Part of the Arachis hypogaea cultivar Tifrunner chromosome 6, arahy.Tifrunner.gnm2.J5K5, whole genome shotgun sequence genome, ACCAAAAAGCATTGACCATTACAATTAGAACGAATTCAATTAACTAAAACACAACACTAAACTAAAACCTACCTACATTTGAGAAACATACATAGCATGACCAATTTTCTACCCATTACAATGCAAAATCAAGTCTTAATCACATCAGCTGTGGAATTGGTTACATCAATCCAGGAACAAAATCACAGCCATATTCTGGCAATTAGCCAGCCGtataaaagtataaataaaataaaataattaaacactgAAATTTGGACTCGAAACACACAAGTAGAAGAACCCTTCAATTTTTACCCAAGAAAATTTACACCGTTCATAAAACAAACCACTATACAccgttctttttttgttttttttttttgtttttctactaaCTATGAAGAATGCATGAACCTACTACGAACCAATTTTGCTCCAATAAAAAAATGTGCATTGtaagaaaaaaacaaaacaaaacaagaagaaaatcaaaatcatactCCAAGCAAGGATGATTCAGCTAAATTACATTGTAGcctgtggtggttgtggttgttcTCTTAGTTGGGCTTCCAACAAACGAAAGCAAGCCTCCACCATCGTAGCCGTCGGTTTCATCAACATACAAATCCTCGGTGCTCCTGAACGCCGCGTGCAACACAACCACCGCAACTCCAACCAGTACGGACACAAGCACGTTCAGCCACACCCCTGTGAGTGACACTGCCACCACGGTAACCACCGCGAGCACCGCCGCCAACGCCCTATCGTCGATCACGCGGCCGAAAAGCTCCACCGGCCTGTCCCTGAAGAAGTAGAGGAAGAACCACGCGGCGAGGGCCACGAGGAACACGATTATGGAGAAAGGGTGCCATAGGAGGCTGAGGAAGAGGATGAAGAGAATGATCATGGCGTAGTTGAGGCGGAAGTGGTCGACGTTGCGCTTCACGCGCAGTGTGGCCTCGCCCACGGAAATGGGGCGCGTGAAGGAGTAGAGCGCGAACACCTCCTCCCATGGGCGGCGCGTGGGGAAGGTACGTCGCGGTGAGGTCGCGGCGCGTGAGACGAAATAAGGAGCGGCGGAGTTGGATGAAGATGGCGATGGAAGTGAGGTGTAATTGGGTGCTGCGGAAGACATCACATCAGAGACTCGGAAACTTTCAAGGGGAATTAGAACGAAATTGGTGAGTTGCGGATCCGATTGTTGAACCCTAAAGCGGCAATTTTGGAGGTGTAGTTGAACAAGAGTGAAAACTGAAATGGTGAAACGGTGTCGTTTTATGTGTTTTGGTGTGAAAAGTCTTCTCTGTATGATTAAGGGGTGCCAGCGAGTGCATGGGAATCCTGTACACCACCCAAGGTTTTGTTGGGTCCCACTTTCAAGCAAACCTCACAAGTCACAAGTGTCCAcctcgtttttttttttgcatcGTTTGCAACTTTGCATAATTGCgtcgataattttttattttttcttgttagaattaattatatgaaTTCGTCATCAATATTTTACGAGAGGATATCTTGTGTTGAAGACTTCCAAGTTCCAAGTGGTTGACCAGGGTGGCAAAGTTAGTTGGGTTTGGGTTCACATTTTCCTTACCGACATGAGGATAATAAAATATATGATTATTAGTAGAAGATTCTTTTAGGGGAAAATAACGGAGTGCATTTTCGGTCTTGATATAAATTTGATACTTATCTCAGATTTTGTGCACCAATATTATATTGTGTTAGATAAACCACGAGGATATCAAGTGCTGAGGATGAACACTGCATCTGCATGCTAATTTTTTTTCCTCTAAAACTAGAAGTGAAACTCAAACTCACAATctctaaataattataaaaaaattatatcatttgaattataatttgtttactaTCTGCATGCTAAATAAAGCTTATTTTCTTAGGGCATTTAATATTTCAACTAAACCATTTCCAACTTCCCAACTTCTTTTTTCCTCTTTGCATGATTCAAAACTAAGTTTTTGGTTTGGGGGTTTGTTGTTGCCTTTtatacaagaaaaaaaatattataattgggAGCAAGAAGCCGACAATAGGAAAAAGAAATTCGATTGTTTGACCCAATCTTCATATCTGGGCTAGGAAGATGAACAATGGCCCAATTTCAGAGCATGTGAGAGTTTAACCATTCcaccaaaaacaaaaacaaaaaacggATCATGTAAGCATAGTTGTAAGAATCAAACCGGTGATTGAACCGATCATATTACTGATTTACTAGTTTATTAATTCAaccgataaataaaaaatataaaatattaaaaatagttaaatttcTTAATTCCTATTCCCTATTCAACAATACAGCAACCTTAAAGGCTTAAATAGTTAAATTCACAGCAATTTTAAATAGTTACATTATTCACAGCAATCTTAAATATTCACAGCACAAGCATATTCATAACAGAACAACATTAGATTAACATTATTCATATTCAACAAGCATATTCAACACCTCGGTTTCAAGCATTAGTCAACAAGCGTATTCATCCCAGAACAAATCAACAAAACAACAAGTTTTCACGTTTTCAACAAGCATATTCAACACATAACAAATCAACAAAACAACATAATTCATATTTTATAGATTCAAGCTTTCAACAAGCATATTCATTGcagaaattttaagtttttaacacaGAATATAATAACATAGGAGAAGTGCAGTTTAAGGTTGCTGGAGAACAGAGGAAAAGTGCAAAACAAGTGAACAACATTATTCATAAGTCATAATACTGTAACAGCAAGAAGTGCAGAACAGACTACAGAGAAGAACTGGAGCTAACCTGTTTGACAGAGCAGAAGTGCGCGGCAACGGCGAGGGCGCCGGCGCCGGCGATGAGAGATAGCCGCGGGTCTGTCCTGTTCGGCTTTTCCTACTTCCTTAGTTCCTTCATCTTCAGACTTCGGAGTTCAGACCGGCGGTGAGACGAAGAAGACGACGGCGGGCGGCTGGCGGCTGGCGGCGGTGGCTGAGTGAGTGACACTGTGACAGAGTGAGGTGAGGTGGTGGCGAAGGGGGTTAGCCGTTAGAGGATTAGGGTTGGGGGAAAAGTGGAAAGTGAAAGGTGGGAGTGGGGTTTGGGGGGTATCGTGCGTAtacgatttctttttttttttttataaaccaaaacgacgtcgatgaatttaaaaaaaaatgcttCCGAACCGGTCGATTAACTAGAAACCGCCGATTTTCTGGTTTTTATCAAAACCGGCCGATTTAATCCGATTCTCAACGGTTCTCTTTTTTATCTGGTCATATCACTCAACCGAATCAGTTAGAAATCTAGTTCATTGGTTTTTCGGTCGAACCGGCCGATTCGGTCCGATTTTTACAACTATGCATGTAAGATatgtaaaaatttatttatttttaataattttattattatttttcccaGCTTGCTTcatatgcttttcttttcttttctttttattatctattttttagtttataCAATTATTATTTGATATAATGATGTATAGTTgaggttttaaaagaaaaagtaacaaAATTAGCGATGAATAATTGATTCTAAATAATATTCTGATGAGATATTTTTCTCTCCTAATAAGGTCTTAATTCACTAACCAGTGAATCCCGATTATATATTGGATGATAATATTGTCACTTCTATTTtttataatgttatatatatatatatatatatatatatatatatatatatatatatatatatatatatatatatatatatatatattttacattagattcttgtataaatatataaaaatgatgaTAACATATCAAAATAGaaattacaaatatttatatCTGTTGCTACAGTTTCAATATTTAATGATGACATTActttatatataaaaaacatctaaaataaagaaattaataaaataaaaaaataagatattgattaatattaaaaataattatttttgataatatGATATTACATAATTGGatacatatataaaaatgttttagattgaaagtatattaaaattaaatccaTATAAATTTTGGCTTTAATGTGCACTGTGTTGTTTGGCTTTAATCTAAGGCAGTTACTCTTATGAAGATACTAAAAACATCTTCTCATaatgatttttgtttaaaaagtgtaatttatttatttttgcaataCTTTAAATAAAGGTAATacttttacttcaaataaaattaaacccTACAATCTATTATTTAATGGTCAAAATGATATATCTTCACATGATGACAATCATTAAATCTTCATTAGAGTAGCCACCTTAATCTAATTTGGTTTGTTTGTATCTGACTCTTCTCCAACGAACACTAGGCTGTACTATTTTGCTTCTTTCTTCCAATTCCAAAGGGTTTGATTTGTTTTTGTAACTGAATTTCATTCTGAGTAAACAATCTCCACTTTTTGGTTTTTGATATTGAAATAGCAGTACTATTTTTTAAACTGTTTGAAGTGTTATTTtcaaatgtaaaataatttaattaaaaaaaatagacatcgtcttatttgtatatctcttacaattttaaaaacactaaaaattattatattaaactaTATTGCTCATACCATTATTCAAGTTGTATACTTAAGTTgtctggaatgatacaatataaaaggtaTTTATAGGttctaagagaatcgtaataataaagacgtaatctcctataataaatattcagatatactaaataatactaattgatcctaattgatcttaattatattctaacatccccctcaaactcaagtgacaacttgagtttgaaacttatttaaaaattaatacaacgaaataaaaaaatgcataaactaaTAGAACGCATGCAAACGGAACTGCCGGAAGAAAGCGCAGACAGAACTGTCGCTGTCGGAAGAAAGTGCAGATGGAACCGCGGGTGCAGACGGAACTACCGAAAGAAAGCGCAGATAGAACTGCCGCTGTCTGAAGGAACTAGGAAGCGCAGACGTAACTGCCGCTTGTcgaaaggaagcgcagacggaactgctatCTGAAGGAAGTGCAGACGAAACTACTGTCACAAGGAAATACAGACAaaacgcagatggaactgccacgaAAGAAGGCAAACAAAACTGCCGAAAGAGAGCGAAAACTATAagatttcttcatgagaataggtaagcagcggatgacaatggtgtttgatTATTCGACTCGAAAAAACACAAGAACAGAGAAAATAGGCTAGTGAGTGAGGTGAAAAAGCATCAAAGGAgtgacaaaagaaaagaagaatgacaCAGAAAAAATGCAAAAACTACGGTGATTTCACCGCAAGGAAAACAATATATCTTCTTCAAGGAGGATActatggctctgataccatgttagaaacaagagactagacCGAAAAGGATTGTGTATTATTACTTGTATTCAAGTTATCTGTTCAAGTTGTGTACTCAAGTTgtctggaatgatacaatataaaaggaatTTATAGGttctaagagaatcgtaataataaagacgtaatctcctataataaatattcagatatactaaataatactaatcgatcctaattgatcttaattatattctaacacaataaataaagtttaaaattatCCAATTACAACATTTAGATAATAGTTATATTTTAGTACTGAACTTACTCtatatagttataaaattaaataggatGTAGAGATTTTAAACTTTATACATAAATTGTTACAGAATATCGCGATTTATACttaaattgaattgtgaataaacCAATAAAAGCTGAAAAGATTTacatgaaaaaaagaaaacaaaaacataaaacgTTGAAAGGTGTCACATTTAATGAATTTATTCACAttcattatttcatattttcattctATAAAGCGTTGGAAACTAGCCTAGAGACATAGATCATACTTATTTCGAACACCATAACACTACATAGTAATCCTAATAATAACCCCATCTTCCTCCTAATCAACCTCCTTTCTTATTACAACCATACACAAAATTATAAACAACCATATAGATACTTAGTTGACTTTAACTATgtatttttgttagattcataTAGAATAAAACTAGgatcaaaatatattataaattagataattttaaaatttattttatttatttatgcaattATTTGACCCCATTCATTAGTTATTGTTGCAAACAAGTGTTTGAAAGTGAGTAAAACATCAAATGAATTGTGAGTCAGAATAttacttttctatatatattacaatttgaaaaataaatcatTAGGTGAAAATTCAACTGCAGTCAATTTTACGTAAAGTTGATGTTTATAagtcgttaaataaaaatttagtcaaatcagtcaaatcatctaacagctctcagATATAAACTTCACGTTaaatcgactgcacctgagttttcagtATTCGGATTCTACTTACGTGCTAGCTAGATCAACAAAACAGACAATGCATGTATTGAGCATTAGTAcgaaattctaatattatatttcTTGTGAAAAAACTAGTTTGACAAATACAtaacaattataattattaagtgtttttattattagttagttCAGTAAttatattttctatattttatttaataaataaaacgtATTAATTTTTATCCAATAAAAATTATCATATATATCGCTTTATCTAAATTATTAAtgtcatttttaataattttgtgattaagaataattttattaaattataaaaaaatatttttcaataatatgattcttatcataataataatttttaaatttaactagGACATTAACTGCATTaatttttagagtaaagtatcatttttgtccccaacgtttggggtaagtctcaaagttgtccctaatatttcaatcgttctatttaagttcctaacgttttaaaattgactcaatgttgtacTGCCGTTAGAGATCCGTTAATagaattgacggcaggacaaaattgagatgattttgaaacattagggacttaaatagaacgaaaacgttgggacaaaaataatacataaaaacaaattttaatttaattttatctttcaataatatcaattttttactgtacatagtattcaattatttttttaattacatctaagtaaattatacttaattacattacttttattttaaataaatttattttttataattttaaagaattttgatatattaaagacaaaaggtataatttatgttttattgtatgtatattatttttttcttttttataaatttatatactaatcattctacaaatattttattataactaaattttttttttaaagtaaaattataaaaaaaataatttatttagaataaaataatataattaagtgtaatttactccaaataaaattttgattatactactatttttcaataaattttcccTTATACTAAAGTCAATCATATTGAATCTTGGACTATGCTATTATTCCAGTATAATTATCCTGGCTTGAAAGTGATAATAATatagtgattaatttctttgtcaCGGATCATTCACTTAAAAATTAACCTTtggtttaaatatttttcatatccaagtaaaattcaaactttctaAGTGACAAGTCACCAGATCCATTTAGTTATTTCAATTTTGAAGACTTGGCACTTGAGAATTGCATGGAGATTTTACGAGTTTGATGAACTACCGGATCTATTCCGTATCTCAGTCATCAATATAGTGATTAATCCTTTGTTACAGTTTTTAAGTATTTTTCATATCCAAGTAGAATTTAAACTTGTTATCTTTTAGTACAAGAAATTAAGTGATGAGTTATCGGATCCATTTAGTTACCTGAATTTTATAGACTTGACACTTGTGAATTACATGGAGATTTTTTAACGAAGAGTGGATTCCATTGGATAATG contains:
- the LOC112696299 gene encoding PRA1 family protein F3; amino-acid sequence: MSSAAPNYTSLPSPSSSNSAAPYFVSRAATSPRRTFPTRRPWEEVFALYSFTRPISVGEATLRVKRNVDHFRLNYAMIILFILFLSLLWHPFSIIVFLVALAAWFFLYFFRDRPVELFGRVIDDRALAAVLAVVTVVAVSLTGVWLNVLVSVLVGVAVVVLHAAFRSTEDLYVDETDGYDGGGLLSFVGSPTKRTTTTTTGYNVI